A DNA window from Thermococcus sp. 4557 contains the following coding sequences:
- a CDS encoding DUF4097 family beta strand repeat-containing protein, whose protein sequence is MIFENVREVDIKATNGQIEIEGWENDYVEVNYTVHGEVNVEVEQKGSRLVIKEEPKKKFLNLLRENGWAEIEVKVPRSVPVSAKNVNGELKARGVRFEEVTTVNGEIGLKDCEAEKLSTVNGEIRAHLTVAGPLKASTVNGEIELTIEELEGDVEVSCVNGDIVLRLTEFCDARIVSKRVNGDVKLVGIDPDDPVIGTGEFEVRASTVNGDVRVELI, encoded by the coding sequence ATGATATTTGAAAACGTCCGGGAAGTTGATATAAAGGCCACCAACGGCCAGATCGAGATCGAGGGATGGGAAAACGACTACGTTGAGGTGAACTACACCGTACACGGCGAGGTAAACGTTGAAGTCGAGCAAAAGGGAAGCAGGCTCGTCATCAAGGAGGAGCCGAAGAAAAAGTTCCTGAACCTGCTCAGGGAGAACGGTTGGGCTGAGATAGAGGTGAAGGTTCCCCGGAGCGTCCCGGTGAGCGCGAAGAACGTGAACGGCGAGCTTAAGGCCAGGGGCGTGCGCTTTGAGGAAGTCACGACGGTTAACGGCGAGATAGGCCTGAAGGACTGCGAGGCCGAAAAGCTCAGCACGGTGAACGGCGAGATAAGGGCTCACCTAACGGTTGCTGGCCCCCTGAAGGCCTCCACCGTGAACGGTGAAATCGAACTTACCATCGAGGAGCTCGAGGGGGACGTTGAGGTAAGCTGCGTCAACGGTGACATCGTGCTTCGCCTGACCGAGTTCTGCGATGCCAGGATAGTCAGCAAAAGGGTCAATGGAGACGTCAAACTGGTCGGCATAGACCCGGACGACCCCGTTATAGGGACGGGTGAGTTCGAGGTCCGGGCCAGCACTGTGAACGGCGACGTGAGGGTCGAGCTTATTTGA
- a CDS encoding PadR family transcriptional regulator: MGRDIERRIIKGLFTVPLKDIILVIVGLKGEAHGYEILKELEKLAIGLWKPSHSNLYTLLNKMVEEGLLEPREEYRGRVRRVKYRLTEKGLDYLKTSNELALRVLYTSINYHEALNRKLEEMGEKKAMDRETVIEYLELLKKIRDILDEEINTIEAELSAEN, from the coding sequence ATGGGAAGAGACATAGAGAGGAGGATAATCAAGGGGCTCTTCACGGTCCCGCTGAAGGACATAATACTCGTCATAGTTGGCCTGAAGGGAGAGGCACATGGCTACGAGATACTGAAAGAGCTTGAGAAACTGGCCATCGGTCTCTGGAAGCCCAGCCACAGCAACCTCTACACACTCCTCAACAAGATGGTCGAGGAAGGCCTCCTGGAGCCCCGCGAGGAGTACCGGGGCAGGGTGAGGCGTGTGAAATACCGCCTGACTGAAAAGGGTCTCGATTATTTAAAAACTTCCAACGAACTGGCCCTTCGGGTTCTGTACACCTCCATCAACTATCACGAAGCCCTGAATAGAAAACTTGAGGAGATGGGGGAGAAAAAGGCCATGGACAGGGAGACCGTGATTGAGTATCTGGAACTCCTTAAGAAGATACGCGACATCCTGGACGAGGAAATAAATACCATAGAGGCCGAACTTTCGGCAGAGAATTGA
- a CDS encoding helix-turn-helix transcriptional regulator translates to MENDLKVQLEELKKRLEVLEESIDPVDEVMLSIKARLRRKLEGGSLPEIDEERAAKTLKALANPDRIRILKMLSEGPMGFKEIKDALGVESPTVSHHLKLLVKTRMVRKGERYEISPDGRLFLRLLEIITALEEVEE, encoded by the coding sequence ATGGAGAACGACCTGAAGGTTCAGCTCGAAGAGCTGAAGAAGAGGCTGGAGGTGCTGGAGGAAAGCATTGACCCCGTTGATGAGGTCATGCTCTCGATAAAGGCCCGCCTCAGGAGAAAGCTCGAAGGCGGAAGCCTGCCCGAGATAGACGAGGAGAGAGCTGCGAAAACCCTCAAGGCCCTCGCCAACCCGGACAGGATAAGGATCCTGAAGATGCTTTCCGAGGGGCCGATGGGCTTCAAGGAGATAAAGGATGCCCTTGGGGTGGAAAGCCCCACCGTTTCCCACCACCTGAAGCTCCTGGTGAAAACCCGGATGGTGAGAAAGGGAGAAAGGTACGAAATATCGCCCGACGGACGTCTCTTTTTGCGCTTGCTTGAGATAATAACTGCCCTTGAGGAGGTGGAAGAATGA
- a CDS encoding MFS transporter translates to MFEDFRRMGRNFWLYTVGRWISQAGWVVQDVAVPLYVLDQTGSGAMMSLFIMAELIPRLLVNPIAGVIGDRYDRKKLMYGLDIARGVLLFAVIGFNLLGIYQLLAVQMAMSVMGAFFSAGIVGMFPDLVEREQLARANSILQSGGQILRILGPILGGLIYALGGIKLALLVNAVSFFGSGLFEILIEYRRETRELSSLHEVWDDMLEGFRFMKSSKNLMVLVSFGILLNTLLNPVFTVVLPYLARIELGLSAVKFGSVETAATLGALAGNMLIALKLGEKSEDFLFGALFAQLLCLTGLAFVTRSILGELAYPSLLGIIGLIGLFNTLVNIPLFTKLQKAVPDEVRSRFFTAFETVMMATTPLGMALVGPLIDVAGTTVIILALTVPSVLITLYYYLRFRETVINIGSENAEVVP, encoded by the coding sequence ATGTTCGAGGACTTCCGGAGGATGGGCCGGAACTTCTGGCTCTACACCGTGGGCAGGTGGATATCACAGGCCGGATGGGTCGTGCAGGACGTTGCCGTTCCGCTCTATGTGCTCGACCAGACCGGCAGCGGGGCGATGATGAGCCTCTTCATAATGGCCGAGCTAATTCCGAGGTTGCTCGTGAACCCGATAGCCGGGGTTATCGGTGACCGCTACGACAGGAAGAAGCTCATGTACGGCCTCGACATAGCGAGGGGAGTCCTCCTCTTCGCGGTCATAGGGTTCAACCTGCTGGGAATATACCAGCTCCTGGCCGTTCAGATGGCGATGAGCGTTATGGGGGCGTTCTTCTCGGCCGGCATAGTCGGGATGTTTCCCGACCTGGTGGAGAGGGAGCAGCTTGCGAGGGCGAACTCGATACTGCAGAGCGGTGGCCAGATACTAAGGATACTCGGCCCCATCCTCGGCGGGCTAATCTACGCCCTCGGCGGAATCAAACTGGCCCTCCTGGTGAACGCTGTGAGCTTCTTTGGCTCGGGACTGTTTGAAATCCTGATCGAGTACCGCAGGGAAACGCGGGAGCTCTCAAGCCTCCACGAGGTCTGGGACGACATGCTCGAAGGCTTCCGCTTCATGAAGAGCTCAAAGAACCTCATGGTGCTAGTGAGCTTCGGGATACTGCTCAACACCCTCCTCAACCCGGTGTTCACGGTGGTCCTTCCCTATCTCGCCAGGATTGAACTGGGCCTCTCCGCCGTCAAGTTCGGCAGCGTCGAGACGGCGGCGACCCTAGGGGCGCTGGCCGGAAACATGCTCATTGCATTGAAGCTCGGCGAGAAATCCGAGGACTTCCTCTTTGGAGCGCTGTTTGCCCAGCTCCTCTGCCTGACGGGCCTTGCCTTCGTGACGCGCTCCATCCTTGGAGAGCTGGCCTATCCGTCCCTGCTGGGGATAATCGGCCTGATAGGGCTCTTCAACACCCTGGTCAACATCCCGCTCTTCACGAAGCTCCAGAAGGCAGTCCCAGATGAGGTCCGCTCCAGATTTTTCACGGCTTTTGAGACGGTGATGATGGCAACGACCCCGCTGGGCATGGCCCTCGTTGGACCCCTCATCGACGTCGCGGGAACAACGGTGATAATCCTCGCCCTCACCGTCCCGAGCGTGCTGATAACCCTGTATTATTACCTCCGCTTCAGGGAAACCGTTATAAACATCGGCTCAGAAAACGCGGAGGTGGTGCCGTGA